The following are from one region of the Paraglaciecola sp. L1A13 genome:
- a CDS encoding methylamine dehydrogenase light chain — MRFLDKWLERSSRKVAQNTSRRHMLANMSKLMIGAAAIPLLPVARASESGGKGYPGVGAQTSGLEGDPGDPTSCDYWRYCAIDGFLCSCCGGTASSCPPGTEMSPITWIGTCRNPTDGKDYIISYNDCCGKTSCARCLCNRNENDKPTYRPQANNDINWCLGTSSNVYTCSTGVVLGVAVNG; from the coding sequence ATGAGATTTCTAGATAAATGGTTAGAGCGTAGCTCACGTAAAGTTGCGCAAAATACATCTCGCCGCCACATGCTTGCGAATATGTCTAAGTTAATGATTGGCGCGGCCGCCATTCCCCTGTTGCCAGTCGCTCGGGCCAGTGAATCAGGTGGGAAAGGCTACCCAGGTGTTGGGGCGCAAACGAGCGGCCTAGAGGGCGACCCGGGAGATCCGACCAGCTGCGATTATTGGCGTTACTGTGCCATAGATGGCTTTTTGTGTTCTTGCTGCGGCGGCACAGCATCCAGCTGCCCGCCTGGTACTGAGATGTCGCCAATTACTTGGATAGGAACCTGCCGTAACCCAACAGATGGCAAAGACTATATCATTTCCTATAACGATTGTTGCGGCAAAACCAGTTGCGCGCGTTGCTTATGTAACCGTAACGAAAATGACAAACCCACTTATCGTCCTCAGGCTAATAACGATATCAATTGGTGTTTAGGCACTAGCAGTAATGTCTATACATGCTCTACTGGCGTGGTACTCGGAGTAGCGGTAAATGGTTAA
- a CDS encoding cytochrome c: MVNSDLKILATLLLACSLFISCELFANENLALGKQVYTTCSACHLATGEGIPGAFPPLNNKHKMATLEGGKNYLISVVLQGINGPLTIGGAQYNGYMQAFAMNFTDSEIAAVLNYVTTEVSVPSDKTLSPFTQTDVANIRQKIALGNWPKSRELRSSLPLE, translated from the coding sequence ATGGTTAATTCTGATCTTAAGATATTAGCTACCTTATTGCTGGCTTGTTCGCTCTTCATATCTTGTGAGCTATTTGCTAATGAAAATTTAGCCTTAGGAAAGCAAGTTTATACCACGTGCTCTGCCTGTCATTTAGCGACGGGAGAGGGCATCCCAGGCGCATTCCCACCGTTAAACAACAAGCATAAAATGGCAACGTTGGAAGGTGGGAAAAATTATTTAATCAGCGTGGTGTTGCAGGGAATAAATGGCCCATTAACCATTGGAGGCGCCCAATATAATGGCTATATGCAAGCCTTTGCGATGAACTTCACAGACTCAGAAATTGCCGCAGTACTTAACTATGTCACCACTGAGGTATCGGTACCAAGCGATAAGACATTGAGCCCGTTTACCCAAACTGACGTTGCTAACATTAGGCAAAAAATAGCCCTGGGTAACTGGCCTAAAAGCCGAGAACTTCGCTCATCATTGCCTTTAGAATAA
- a CDS encoding RNA polymerase sigma factor, with the protein MFEKSDEQLIEKAQKGHKKAWLSLLKRYEKPVYHYGLRMTGNNADALDLMQEVFISVFRNLSSYRGEGSFKGWLFRIAHYRCIEFYRRKRPTQGLDDAPEIPCDATPAEQLIECSQRNTLLIKAMQQLPLAQKSVVELKFFGHFTFDEIAQQTGMSVNTAKSRLYGALTKLKTLMEVDYVEL; encoded by the coding sequence GTGTTTGAGAAAAGCGACGAACAGCTAATAGAAAAAGCACAAAAAGGCCATAAGAAAGCCTGGTTGAGCTTGCTCAAACGCTATGAAAAGCCGGTTTATCATTATGGATTGCGAATGACTGGCAATAACGCGGATGCGCTGGATCTTATGCAAGAAGTGTTTATCTCGGTATTTCGAAATCTATCCTCATACCGAGGTGAAGGCAGTTTCAAAGGATGGCTTTTTCGCATCGCCCATTATCGCTGTATAGAGTTTTATCGACGTAAGCGGCCTACACAAGGGCTAGACGATGCGCCTGAAATTCCATGTGATGCTACGCCCGCTGAGCAGCTTATTGAGTGCTCCCAGCGCAATACCCTGTTGATCAAAGCGATGCAGCAACTACCATTGGCTCAAAAGTCCGTGGTTGAGCTTAAATTTTTTGGTCACTTTACCTTCGACGAAATAGCCCAACAAACCGGTATGTCAGTTAATACCGCTAAGTCGAGATTGTATGGTGCGTTAACCAAATTGAAAACCCTAATGGAGGTGGATTATGTCGAGCTTTGA
- a CDS encoding hydrogen peroxide-inducible genes activator, translating to MKWPNLKHLHYLVTLHQEQHFHRAANHCHVSQSTLSTAIQNLEEQFGCQLLEREHKTFVFTPFGLELVERSRRLLNEANELVDFAQTAGDWQAGNLKIGVIPTIAPFFFEGLIGVVKENLPDITLQLQEDTTTNLLSQLNEGILDLLVLALPMETPGCKQLVLGHDPFHLIAHSDLVETLPMPMDVSGLPAKSVFLLQQEHCMTGHAVSACNLRHKEQVNSLAASSLYTLVQLANSKLGFTFMPELAIKNHILTTTKLVSMPAEDGAYREIGLVWRNATTRVRLFRYLAELLAPLTPVPTLKK from the coding sequence ATGAAATGGCCCAACCTTAAACACCTTCATTATCTTGTTACATTGCATCAAGAGCAGCACTTCCACCGTGCGGCAAACCATTGTCATGTTAGTCAATCGACACTTAGCACTGCTATTCAAAACTTAGAAGAACAGTTTGGTTGTCAGTTGCTTGAACGGGAGCATAAAACGTTTGTTTTTACCCCGTTTGGCTTAGAGCTAGTAGAGCGCAGTCGGCGTTTGTTAAATGAAGCGAATGAATTGGTCGATTTCGCCCAGACTGCTGGCGATTGGCAAGCGGGAAATCTAAAAATTGGTGTCATCCCCACTATTGCGCCATTCTTTTTTGAAGGCTTGATTGGCGTCGTTAAAGAAAATCTTCCCGATATTACCCTGCAGCTACAAGAAGACACCACGACCAATCTATTGAGCCAATTAAATGAAGGGATTTTGGACTTGTTAGTATTGGCATTGCCTATGGAAACCCCAGGTTGTAAACAGCTGGTGTTAGGTCATGACCCATTTCACCTAATTGCGCACTCTGATTTAGTCGAGACATTACCCATGCCCATGGATGTGTCAGGGTTACCGGCGAAAAGTGTGTTCTTACTACAGCAAGAACACTGCATGACTGGCCACGCTGTGAGCGCTTGCAACTTACGCCACAAAGAGCAAGTTAATTCGCTGGCTGCTAGCAGTTTGTATACCTTGGTGCAGTTGGCCAACAGTAAACTGGGTTTTACCTTTATGCCTGAACTGGCGATTAAAAATCATATTTTGACTACCACCAAACTCGTTTCTATGCCTGCTGAAGACGGTGCTTATCGCGAAATTGGCTTAGTATGGCGTAACGCTACCACGCGAGTCCGTTTATTCAGATATCTTGCAGAATTACTCGCTCCGTTAACACCTGTTCCTACCTTGAAAAAATAA
- a CDS encoding OprO/OprP family phosphate-selective porin, which produces MNIKNHLVACSALITILPVNAIAATNTSEELATLIERINKLEQEVLSLRSELSSVELEQKDQTKRVVLIEDAAEADSPIAINWKGAPEIKGEGGWSVKPRGRVLYDFAYLSSVPSTIDIPGEGFTSEARRLRFGIEGTIPGGFGYKLIADYLDGVSLTDAYISYKDGPLNIIVGQHNTFQGLEELSSSNDTSFIERSAFTDAFGFERRVGLSAAYNVGDFLLEGGVFTDNIDDLDDGNNSFSVDGRVTYTKFVNEAQIHLGSSVHARDLGEEIDSVGYSKRPLVHSVDTRFINTDQISGAQDELSYGLEAAVIAGRFHIAAETYWAKVNRTELANPTFFGGSIEAGYFLTQDKREYKEGVFKGIKVNNPIGNGGTGAWQVNFRFDRLDLVDAGIVGGEQDAYMASLIWTPVDEVRFLLNYGHLSYSNVLEIVEGAPNDFSVNVIGARTQIGF; this is translated from the coding sequence ATGAATATTAAAAACCACCTAGTTGCCTGTAGTGCGTTGATTACAATTTTACCTGTCAATGCCATCGCAGCGACAAATACGAGTGAAGAGTTAGCCACACTTATCGAGCGGATTAATAAACTAGAACAAGAAGTGCTCTCGTTACGCAGTGAATTAAGTTCAGTCGAACTTGAACAGAAAGATCAGACTAAGCGTGTTGTCCTCATTGAAGATGCGGCAGAAGCAGATAGTCCCATCGCGATAAATTGGAAAGGTGCACCTGAAATAAAAGGTGAAGGAGGATGGAGTGTCAAACCCCGGGGTCGCGTACTCTATGATTTCGCTTATCTTTCGTCGGTTCCTTCAACCATTGATATTCCCGGTGAAGGATTTACAAGTGAAGCGAGACGGCTTCGGTTCGGCATAGAAGGCACTATTCCTGGCGGTTTTGGTTACAAACTTATAGCTGATTATCTTGACGGTGTGTCGCTGACTGACGCTTATATTAGTTATAAAGATGGCCCTCTGAATATTATCGTTGGCCAGCACAATACCTTTCAGGGGCTTGAAGAGCTTTCTAGTAGTAACGATACCAGCTTTATAGAACGTTCGGCATTTACTGATGCTTTTGGATTTGAGCGCAGGGTCGGTCTTTCCGCAGCATATAATGTGGGTGATTTTTTGCTAGAAGGCGGTGTATTTACAGATAATATCGATGATTTAGATGATGGAAATAATTCCTTTAGTGTCGATGGTCGAGTCACATACACTAAATTTGTAAATGAGGCACAAATACACCTTGGTAGTTCTGTACATGCACGTGATTTGGGAGAAGAAATTGATAGTGTAGGCTATAGCAAACGTCCGTTGGTGCACAGTGTTGATACACGTTTCATCAATACAGACCAAATATCAGGTGCCCAAGACGAGTTGAGTTATGGTCTTGAGGCCGCCGTAATTGCAGGCCGTTTTCATATTGCAGCCGAAACCTACTGGGCCAAAGTCAATCGTACAGAACTTGCTAATCCTACGTTTTTTGGGGGATCGATTGAAGCAGGCTACTTCTTAACCCAAGATAAACGTGAATATAAAGAAGGTGTATTCAAGGGCATCAAAGTAAACAATCCAATTGGCAATGGCGGAACAGGGGCTTGGCAAGTTAACTTTCGTTTCGATCGCCTCGATTTGGTGGATGCGGGCATTGTGGGTGGAGAGCAGGATGCTTATATGGCATCACTTATTTGGACGCCAGTGGATGAAGTCCGCTTTTTACTAAATTATGGACATCTTTCTTACAGCAACGTCTTAGAAATTGTTGAAGGCGCGCCAAATGACTTCTCGGTAAATGTGATAGGTGCTCGAACACAGATCGGTTTTTGA
- the phoU gene encoding phosphate signaling complex protein PhoU, whose product MERHISQRFDSDLEALKSQVLEMGGVVEQQIIDSVKAIESVNRTLAEHVLSVEDDVDRREVLLDENCTMILACRQPAASDLRMVLSVTKMTRDLERMGDEAQKIAQMAIALSDDGAAPGGYQSIRHMGALVQKMVNSVLDAFARFDADKALDVARADTQVDREYQTAMREIVTYMMEDPRSIGRVMNIIWALRSIERIGDHARNIAEHIIYLVKGYDVRHTSVHEIEKRLNKS is encoded by the coding sequence ATGGAACGACATATTTCTCAACGCTTCGACTCTGATTTAGAAGCGCTGAAAAGCCAAGTCCTAGAAATGGGTGGCGTGGTAGAGCAACAGATTATTGATTCGGTGAAAGCCATCGAATCGGTCAACCGTACGTTAGCCGAACATGTACTGAGTGTTGAAGATGACGTGGACCGTCGTGAAGTCTTGCTTGATGAAAACTGCACCATGATCTTAGCATGCCGTCAGCCAGCTGCATCAGATTTACGCATGGTTTTGTCGGTCACTAAGATGACGCGTGATCTTGAAAGAATGGGCGACGAAGCGCAAAAAATAGCGCAAATGGCCATTGCTTTAAGTGATGACGGCGCCGCGCCTGGAGGATACCAATCGATCCGCCATATGGGGGCTTTGGTACAAAAAATGGTGAACTCGGTACTCGATGCGTTTGCCAGATTCGATGCCGATAAAGCGTTAGATGTAGCGCGCGCCGATACACAAGTCGATAGAGAATACCAAACGGCGATGCGTGAAATCGTGACCTATATGATGGAAGACCCGCGCTCGATTGGTCGAGTGATGAATATAATATGGGCACTACGTTCGATTGAGCGGATCGGCGATCATGCGCGTAATATTGCAGAGCATATAATTTATTTGGTCAAAGGTTATGATGTTCGCCATACCAGTGTTCATGAGATTGAAAAGAGGCTAAATAAGTCTTAA
- the pstB gene encoding phosphate ABC transporter ATP-binding protein PstB, which translates to MNSNSGYNGLFDPMLEQGRKLDFAQQGLNNKTVGNPFSDKAKMSVRNLNVYYDNKQAIHDVSLDINRNEVMAMIGPSGCGKSTFLRCLNRMNDTVDNCKVEGEVTLDEHNIYARKQDVVPLRARVGIVFQKPNPFPKSIYENVAYGPKVHGLVSRRAQLDEIVEDSLRKASLWDEVKDRLFSPGTGLSGGQQQRLCIARTIAVSPEVILMDEPCSALDPIATARIEELMAELSQNFTIAIVTHSMQQAARVSNRTAYFHMGRLIEVNDTRRVFTNPEHELTEAYITGRFG; encoded by the coding sequence GTGAATTCAAACTCAGGTTACAACGGTTTATTCGATCCGATGCTAGAACAAGGGCGAAAACTTGATTTTGCTCAACAAGGCTTGAATAACAAGACTGTAGGCAATCCGTTCTCAGACAAAGCCAAAATGTCGGTGCGTAATTTAAATGTGTATTACGACAATAAGCAGGCCATTCATGACGTTAGTTTAGATATTAATCGCAACGAGGTGATGGCAATGATCGGTCCTTCAGGTTGTGGTAAATCGACCTTTTTACGTTGTTTAAATCGAATGAACGATACGGTAGATAACTGTAAGGTTGAAGGTGAAGTGACGCTTGACGAACATAATATTTATGCTCGTAAACAAGACGTAGTACCTCTTCGCGCCCGAGTGGGGATAGTGTTTCAAAAACCGAACCCTTTCCCTAAGTCGATATACGAAAATGTTGCCTATGGGCCCAAAGTGCATGGTTTGGTATCGCGTCGTGCTCAACTGGATGAAATTGTTGAAGACAGTTTACGCAAAGCGAGTTTGTGGGATGAAGTAAAAGATCGCTTGTTTTCTCCCGGCACGGGGTTATCAGGTGGTCAGCAGCAACGGCTGTGTATCGCTCGAACTATCGCCGTTAGCCCAGAGGTGATCCTGATGGACGAACCCTGTTCGGCATTGGACCCGATAGCGACCGCTAGAATCGAAGAATTAATGGCAGAGCTAAGCCAAAACTTCACTATCGCGATTGTCACCCATTCGATGCAGCAAGCTGCTAGGGTGTCTAATCGCACGGCATATTTCCATATGGGACGTTTAATAGAAGTGAACGATACGCGTCGTGTATTTACGAATCCAGAGCATGAGCTAACAGAAGCCTACATTACCGGACGATTTGGCTAA
- the pstA gene encoding phosphate ABC transporter permease PstA — protein MTKATTKVSVGKNLKTIVLVQRNLAKRKRAEWRFRAYGVSAILFGLACLLILFSDIIGKGHGAFLQTQIYLEVTFDSQRLNIDDPTSDAQVRRANYDNVIAQALSVQLETDNKATANKAGSPITLSAIEKRQLLNLISSGAVYTIRQSLSDNPRLLNQTVGLWLIADDDVDNYVKNIGHDGKGFSSRLNNQQQEWVNNWIAKDQVRQVFNATFFTSGDSREPEQAGIRSALVGSLYMLLVTIGLTFPIGIAAAVYLEEYAAKNRVTDFIEVNINNLAAVPSIIFGLLGLAIFIGFFNMPRSVPLMGGLVLTLMTLPTIIISSRAAIKAVPPSIRDAAYGLGASKMQVVLHHVIPLAMPGMLTGAIIGFALALGETAPLLMIGMVAFIVDVPNGLMDPSSALPVQIFLWADSPERAFIERSSAAIMVLLTFLITMNGLAVWLRHRLGRSYQ, from the coding sequence ATGACAAAAGCGACAACAAAGGTATCAGTAGGCAAAAACCTAAAAACTATTGTTTTGGTGCAACGTAATTTAGCAAAACGCAAGCGTGCCGAGTGGCGCTTTCGAGCTTACGGAGTGAGCGCTATATTGTTTGGCCTTGCTTGTTTGTTGATTTTATTTAGCGATATTATTGGCAAAGGACATGGTGCATTCTTGCAAACGCAAATTTACCTGGAAGTGACTTTCGACAGTCAACGATTAAATATCGATGATCCTACTAGTGACGCCCAGGTTAGACGAGCTAATTACGATAATGTGATAGCGCAAGCCTTGAGCGTGCAGCTTGAAACGGATAATAAAGCGACAGCAAATAAAGCAGGTTCGCCCATCACATTATCAGCCATAGAAAAGCGACAGCTTTTAAATCTTATCAGTAGTGGTGCTGTATACACCATTAGACAAAGCTTGAGTGATAATCCCCGTTTACTTAATCAAACTGTCGGTTTGTGGTTGATAGCTGATGATGACGTAGACAATTATGTAAAGAATATTGGGCATGATGGTAAAGGCTTTAGTAGTCGACTGAACAATCAGCAGCAAGAGTGGGTGAATAACTGGATTGCCAAAGATCAGGTGCGTCAAGTGTTCAACGCTACTTTTTTCACTTCCGGCGATTCACGGGAGCCAGAACAAGCTGGGATCCGTAGTGCACTGGTAGGTTCCTTGTATATGTTACTGGTTACAATTGGGTTAACGTTTCCTATCGGTATAGCTGCCGCGGTGTACTTAGAAGAGTATGCCGCTAAAAACCGCGTAACAGATTTTATAGAAGTGAATATTAATAACCTTGCAGCGGTACCATCGATAATTTTCGGTTTACTGGGTTTGGCAATTTTTATCGGCTTTTTTAATATGCCTCGTTCTGTGCCTTTAATGGGAGGGCTAGTATTGACCTTAATGACACTGCCTACCATTATCATTTCTAGTCGTGCTGCCATTAAAGCCGTGCCGCCCTCCATACGCGACGCTGCCTACGGATTAGGCGCTTCGAAGATGCAGGTAGTGTTACACCATGTGATACCGCTAGCAATGCCGGGCATGTTGACAGGGGCTATTATTGGTTTTGCATTGGCGCTTGGTGAGACAGCGCCATTATTAATGATTGGGATGGTAGCGTTTATCGTGGATGTTCCAAATGGTTTAATGGACCCTTCAAGCGCGTTGCCGGTGCAAATTTTTCTGTGGGCTGACAGTCCGGAACGTGCATTCATTGAGCGTTCATCTGCTGCGATCATGGTGTTATTAACATTTTTAATCACAATGAATGGACTAGCGGTGTGGTTGCGTCATCGTCTTGGTCGCAGCTATCAATAA
- the pstC gene encoding phosphate ABC transporter permease subunit PstC codes for METPTLIIITLLCAAGAYILGRNRASNIAYRAGKENVLHSLPYYYGVLSALWCALPCLFIVLGWNLLDDYVVHTAIVKLLPGSVQALPDSEIELMVNNVINNALYPNALISSTPPDYLLQAGQNYLRWQQLSQLSLTVVVLISLGLALSLGWLWIKPKVHARQQVERVFQWFLLFCASIAVVTTIGIVLSVLFESLRFFQSVNLFDFIFGTHWSPQTALRIDQVGASGAFGAVPLFLGTMLISFIAMLVAVPAGLMSAIYLSEYASPRFRATVKPILEILAGIPSVVYGFFAALTVAPFIHDAGGLLGLDVSSESALAAGLVMGVMIIPYVSSLSDDVIKAVPQSLRDGSLGLGATQSETIKLVVIPAALPGIVSGILLAASRAIGETMIVVMAAGLAAHLTANPLESVTTITVQIVTLLVGDQEFDSPKTLSAFALGLMLFTVTLLLNYVALYVVRHYREEYE; via the coding sequence ATGGAAACCCCGACGCTCATCATTATCACGCTGTTGTGTGCAGCCGGTGCGTACATTCTTGGACGTAATCGCGCCTCAAATATTGCGTACCGAGCGGGTAAAGAAAACGTCTTGCATTCGTTACCTTATTATTATGGTGTATTAAGTGCCCTGTGGTGCGCGCTGCCTTGTCTGTTCATTGTGCTTGGCTGGAATTTACTCGATGATTACGTGGTGCATACCGCGATTGTGAAACTATTGCCTGGGTCTGTTCAGGCTCTACCAGATAGTGAAATTGAGTTGATGGTCAATAACGTCATCAATAACGCCCTATATCCAAATGCATTAATCAGCAGCACCCCCCCAGATTATCTGTTACAAGCGGGGCAAAATTACCTGCGCTGGCAACAACTGAGTCAGTTGAGTTTAACGGTAGTGGTGCTAATTAGTTTAGGGCTTGCACTTTCATTAGGTTGGCTATGGATTAAGCCAAAAGTTCATGCTCGCCAGCAGGTAGAGCGGGTGTTTCAGTGGTTCTTGTTATTTTGTGCAAGTATCGCAGTTGTTACGACTATCGGCATCGTACTGTCGGTGTTGTTTGAATCGCTGCGTTTCTTCCAGTCGGTGAATCTTTTTGATTTTATATTTGGTACCCATTGGAGTCCGCAAACAGCATTGCGAATCGATCAAGTGGGGGCGTCTGGCGCGTTTGGGGCAGTACCGTTATTTTTAGGTACCATGCTCATTTCTTTTATCGCCATGTTGGTGGCGGTGCCTGCGGGCTTAATGTCAGCAATTTATTTGTCTGAATATGCCTCGCCTAGGTTTCGCGCAACAGTCAAACCTATATTAGAAATCTTAGCGGGTATTCCTTCCGTGGTATACGGTTTTTTTGCGGCCTTAACGGTAGCGCCATTTATTCATGATGCTGGTGGCTTACTGGGCTTAGATGTGTCTTCTGAAAGTGCGTTAGCAGCAGGCTTAGTGATGGGCGTGATGATTATTCCGTATGTTTCATCACTATCTGACGATGTGATAAAAGCGGTGCCTCAGTCATTGCGAGATGGCTCTTTGGGGTTAGGGGCAACTCAGTCAGAAACGATTAAGTTAGTGGTGATCCCCGCTGCGCTGCCGGGTATTGTCAGCGGCATACTATTAGCCGCATCACGGGCGATAGGTGAAACAATGATAGTGGTGATGGCCGCTGGATTAGCGGCCCATTTAACCGCAAACCCGCTGGAATCGGTGACCACCATTACCGTGCAGATAGTTACTTTGCTGGTGGGAGATCAAGAATTCGATAGTCCTAAAACCCTATCGGCATTTGCATTGGGTTTAATGTTATTTACCGTCACGCTATTACTTAACTATGTAGCCTTGTATGTCGTGCGCCACTATCGCGAAGAGTATGAGTAA
- a CDS encoding substrate-binding domain-containing protein, with protein MRPSVIPLISFCLWAAISAPVAAMRDYIDVVGSSTVYAFSTVVAERFGKISEFRTPKIESTGSGGGLKLFCQGVGMKFPDVANSSRRIKASEVELCRRNGVQDIIEILIGFDGIVLAQSKLGSEIRLTRRELFLALAKNVPNPDGSENTIDNPYHTWRDINSTLPNIKIEVLGPPPTSGTRDAFSDLVLDYGCHTFTWLAELTEQSREAREKHNFQLAGELKRKQRRLCRMLREDGAYIDSGENDNLVVQKLNANPDALGLLGFSFLDQNSDRIRGARIDGFEPTFSSIASGNYPISRPLYIYIKKAHIGMIPGIEAFISEFISERAAGENGYLSRKGMIPLSRAEREDIAQRVKMLRGKAQK; from the coding sequence ATGAGACCGAGCGTAATTCCGTTAATTTCTTTTTGTTTGTGGGCTGCAATTAGCGCCCCAGTGGCGGCAATGCGCGATTATATTGATGTTGTGGGTTCGTCCACTGTTTATGCGTTTTCGACTGTTGTTGCAGAGCGTTTTGGCAAGATATCCGAATTTAGAACACCTAAAATTGAATCAACGGGGTCCGGCGGCGGATTAAAGCTTTTTTGTCAGGGCGTAGGTATGAAGTTTCCAGATGTCGCTAACTCTTCTCGTCGAATAAAGGCGTCTGAAGTTGAGCTGTGCCGACGCAATGGTGTGCAAGACATCATTGAAATTCTTATCGGTTTTGATGGCATTGTATTAGCCCAGAGTAAATTAGGATCAGAGATCCGTTTAACGCGTCGTGAGTTGTTTTTGGCGCTAGCCAAGAACGTTCCTAATCCTGATGGCAGCGAAAATACTATCGATAATCCCTACCATACTTGGCGTGATATTAACTCAACTTTGCCAAATATTAAGATTGAAGTGCTTGGGCCGCCGCCAACATCGGGCACCCGTGATGCATTTTCCGATTTAGTTCTTGATTATGGTTGCCACACATTTACGTGGTTGGCCGAGTTAACAGAGCAATCAAGAGAAGCACGTGAGAAACATAATTTTCAGCTTGCTGGAGAGTTAAAACGCAAGCAGCGTCGTTTATGTAGGATGTTGCGTGAAGACGGCGCGTATATCGATTCTGGTGAAAACGATAATTTGGTGGTGCAAAAGTTAAACGCCAATCCCGATGCGCTTGGTTTACTCGGCTTTAGCTTTCTTGACCAAAACAGCGATCGTATAAGAGGGGCAAGAATTGATGGATTCGAACCCACTTTTAGCTCTATTGCTAGCGGTAATTATCCTATTTCTAGGCCTTTATATATTTATATTAAAAAGGCGCATATCGGCATGATCCCTGGAATTGAAGCTTTTATAAGTGAATTTATTAGCGAACGAGCGGCGGGAGAGAACGGATATTTATCGCGCAAAGGTATGATACCGCTATCGCGAGCAGAGCGAGAAGACATTGCACAACGCGTTAAAATGCTGCGGGGCAAAGCACAAAAATGA
- a CDS encoding inorganic phosphate transporter codes for MDILQTYGFALIVVAASVGFLMAWGIGANDVANAMGTSVGSKALTIKQAILIAMVFEFAGAYLAGGEVTSTIRKGILDSSYFVDSPELLVYGMISALLAAGIWLAFASYLGWPVSTTHSIVGALVGFAAVGVSADAVAWSKVGGIVGSWVITPAISGFIAYLIFQSAQKLIFDTEKPFKKAQRYVPFYMAAAGFVMALVTIKKGLSHVGFDVGTANGFYIAISIAILVGVIGKFAINRIKYDEKADKSTHFASVEKIFAILMIVTACCMAFAHGSNDVANAIGPLAAVVSIIQNDGEITKQSGLVWWILPLGGLGIVAGLALFGHRVIKTIGNGITHLTPSRGFAAELAAACTVVIASGTGLPISTTQTLVGAVLGVGMARGIAAINLGVVRNIVVSWVVTLPAGAGLSILFFFVLKGVFAP; via the coding sequence ATGGATATTTTACAAACATATGGCTTCGCGCTTATCGTGGTAGCTGCTTCCGTTGGTTTCCTCATGGCATGGGGCATCGGCGCAAACGACGTTGCCAACGCAATGGGTACGTCAGTTGGGTCAAAGGCCCTAACGATTAAACAAGCTATTTTGATTGCTATGGTGTTTGAATTTGCTGGCGCATATTTAGCTGGCGGTGAAGTAACATCAACCATTCGTAAAGGGATATTGGACTCATCCTACTTTGTCGACAGCCCTGAACTTCTGGTTTACGGGATGATATCGGCACTTCTTGCTGCTGGTATATGGTTGGCATTTGCGTCCTATCTAGGTTGGCCTGTGTCTACTACGCATTCAATTGTAGGCGCCTTAGTCGGTTTCGCTGCTGTGGGCGTTAGTGCTGATGCTGTTGCTTGGAGCAAGGTGGGCGGCATTGTAGGTAGCTGGGTTATTACGCCAGCTATATCTGGTTTTATTGCCTATTTGATTTTTCAAAGTGCTCAGAAACTCATTTTTGATACCGAAAAGCCGTTTAAAAAAGCCCAACGCTATGTGCCTTTCTATATGGCCGCTGCGGGTTTTGTGATGGCCCTTGTGACCATTAAAAAAGGCCTTTCGCATGTTGGTTTTGATGTAGGTACGGCAAATGGCTTTTATATTGCTATCTCTATCGCTATTTTGGTTGGGGTGATCGGTAAGTTTGCGATTAACCGCATTAAATACGATGAAAAAGCAGACAAAAGTACACATTTTGCTAGCGTAGAAAAAATATTCGCTATTCTGATGATAGTTACAGCCTGCTGTATGGCGTTTGCTCATGGGTCAAACGATGTGGCGAATGCTATCGGACCGTTGGCTGCTGTAGTGAGTATTATTCAAAACGACGGTGAGATAACAAAGCAATCTGGTTTAGTTTGGTGGATATTACCGCTAGGTGGTTTAGGCATTGTTGCAGGTTTGGCCTTGTTCGGTCACCGCGTTATCAAAACAATAGGTAACGGTATTACCCACCTGACCCCTAGCCGTGGTTTTGCTGCTGAACTAGCTGCCGCATGTACGGTGGTTATCGCTTCTGGGACTGGTTTACCCATCTCTACCACGCAAACTTTAGTTGGCGCGGTATTAGGTGTTGGTATGGCCCGGGGCATAGCGGCAATCAATTTAGGTGTCGTGCGCAATATCGTTGTTTCTTGGGTGGTGACTTTGCCTGCTGGTGCAGGTTTGTCGATACTATTCTTCTTTGTATTAAAAGGTGTTTTCGCCCCCTAG